In a genomic window of Nostoc sp. UHCC 0870:
- a CDS encoding HMA2 domain-containing protein, translating into MLTNSHTKLTAMQTVKKRINFHTPSQPISTISTKIVSDTPGRLRLRIAHAHRQVDTMQHIANTLEAKPKIQQVRTNIDHGSIVIKHDGTDSSLEELLVTLRDLGIIFAEITEGNTEAATTVASTVVDLNKRVKQATDGVVDIRFLFPLGLSILAVRQLIIKGLQFEIIPWYVLAWYSFDSFIKLHSVTAQNSTGD; encoded by the coding sequence ATGTTAACAAATAGCCATACGAAGCTGACTGCAATGCAAACAGTCAAAAAGCGCATCAATTTTCATACGCCATCCCAACCGATATCTACTATATCTACCAAAATTGTTAGTGACACTCCAGGCAGACTCAGGTTGAGAATTGCCCATGCTCACCGTCAAGTTGACACCATGCAACACATTGCTAATACCCTAGAAGCCAAGCCTAAAATTCAACAAGTGCGGACTAATATTGATCATGGCAGTATTGTGATTAAGCATGATGGTACAGATAGCAGCTTGGAAGAGTTATTAGTAACACTACGAGATTTAGGGATAATTTTCGCAGAGATTACAGAGGGTAATACCGAAGCTGCCACGACTGTAGCAAGTACAGTTGTAGATTTGAATAAACGAGTCAAACAAGCAACTGATGGCGTTGTAGATATCCGCTTTCTTTTTCCCTTGGGACTGAGTATTTTGGCGGTAAGACAGTTAATAATTAAAGGCTTGCAGTTTGAAATTATTCCTTGGTATGTGTTGGCTTGGTATTCCTTTGATAGTTTTATTAAACTGCATAGTGTTACCGCTCAAAACTCTACTGGGGATTGA
- a CDS encoding MarC family protein produces the protein MVDTSILTQTFIAVFVLADAIGNIPVVLALTKGITPEDRNKVIDKAIIVAIAVLLIFAFAGQYILTYLEISMGSLRVAGGLLLLLIALQMLRGELDTPIHEQGRDISITPLALPLLAGPGTLTTVMLFMSKSQSPHLAVVLGILGAMFVSWLILRLANQINSLIGVEGAVIVTQLLGFLLAALAVEIGSTGIRELFLR, from the coding sequence ATGGTTGATACTTCTATTCTGACTCAAACTTTTATTGCGGTGTTTGTCTTGGCGGATGCTATAGGCAATATACCAGTAGTTTTAGCTTTAACTAAGGGTATAACACCCGAAGACAGAAATAAAGTCATTGATAAGGCGATTATTGTAGCGATCGCAGTTCTGCTAATATTTGCCTTTGCTGGTCAATATATTTTGACCTATTTAGAAATTAGCATGGGGTCGTTGCGGGTAGCTGGGGGTTTATTGCTGCTGTTAATCGCCTTGCAAATGCTCAGGGGAGAATTAGATACACCGATTCATGAACAAGGACGGGATATCTCAATTACGCCTTTAGCTTTGCCTTTATTAGCAGGGCCAGGTACGCTAACAACCGTGATGTTATTTATGTCTAAATCCCAGAGTCCCCATCTGGCTGTAGTTTTGGGTATTTTGGGAGCAATGTTTGTTTCTTGGTTGATTTTGCGTTTAGCCAACCAGATTAATAGTTTGATAGGTGTTGAGGGTGCAGTGATTGTCACGCAACTATTAGGTTTTCTCTTAGCGGCTTTAGCGGTGGAGATTGGTAGCACCGGGATTAGAGAATTGTTTTTGCGGTAG
- a CDS encoding carbon-nitrogen hydrolase family protein → MKSYLAAAIQMTSVPDLQKNLVQAEELIDLAVRRGAELVGLPENFSFMGEEKDKLAQAEAIAHESEIFIKKMAQRYQITILGGSFPVPVGDTGKVYNTTILLDPSGEELAHYNKVHLFDVNVPDGNTYRESSTVVAGEQLPPVYFSETLGNIGVSICYDVRFPELYRHLSTKGVDVIFIPAAFTAFTGKDHWQVLLQARAIENTAYVIAPAQTGNNYGRRLTHGHAVIIDPWGTILADAGDKPGVAIAEINPSRLEQVRRQMPSLQHRVFS, encoded by the coding sequence ATGAAGTCTTATTTAGCCGCCGCTATTCAAATGACCAGTGTGCCAGATTTACAAAAGAATTTGGTACAAGCTGAAGAATTAATTGATCTGGCTGTGCGCCGAGGTGCAGAGTTGGTGGGGTTGCCAGAAAATTTTTCTTTTATGGGAGAGGAAAAAGATAAACTGGCACAAGCAGAAGCGATCGCCCATGAAAGTGAAATTTTCATCAAAAAAATGGCGCAACGCTACCAAATTACGATCTTAGGCGGTAGCTTTCCTGTGCCTGTCGGAGATACGGGTAAGGTCTATAACACTACGATTTTGCTTGACCCTAGTGGTGAAGAACTCGCCCATTACAATAAAGTTCATCTGTTTGATGTGAATGTTCCTGATGGTAATACCTACCGCGAATCTAGTACAGTGGTAGCCGGTGAGCAACTACCCCCCGTCTATTTCTCGGAAACTTTGGGAAATATCGGTGTGTCTATTTGCTATGATGTCCGCTTCCCTGAACTCTATCGCCATCTGTCAACCAAGGGTGTAGATGTGATTTTTATACCTGCCGCTTTTACTGCGTTTACAGGTAAAGACCACTGGCAAGTATTACTACAAGCTAGAGCAATTGAAAATACAGCCTACGTAATTGCTCCAGCCCAAACAGGCAATAACTACGGTCGTCGTCTCACCCACGGACACGCGGTAATTATTGACCCTTGGGGAACAATTTTAGCTGATGCTGGAGATAAACCGGGAGTGGCGATCGCCGAAATTAATCCCTCACGTTTAGAACAAGTCCGCCGTCAAATGCCTTCTCTGCAACACCGAGTATTTAGTTAG
- a CDS encoding PEP-CTERM sorting domain-containing protein, with protein sequence MKLAQSLSIATFAAISVAAIAPKAAQAAIVNYNFTVDASPDQYFGSLKYDDSFLTGLGLETLGVENGLKVAFNYLGTTYTEADDIDFDLFPIVTFNDGNLQGLSYFVADQFIIGSDVNTPERGGNIFYTISESVNTTQVGTVSYAKVPEPFAVGGTAIAATLGLWINRKKKAAVAG encoded by the coding sequence ATGAAATTAGCTCAAAGCTTAAGCATTGCTACTTTTGCTGCTATCTCTGTCGCTGCGATCGCACCTAAAGCAGCACAAGCTGCCATAGTTAATTACAATTTTACTGTTGATGCTAGTCCTGATCAGTATTTCGGCTCTTTGAAATATGATGATTCATTCTTAACTGGCTTAGGTCTGGAAACTTTAGGGGTTGAGAATGGTTTAAAAGTTGCGTTCAACTACCTAGGCACTACCTATACAGAGGCAGATGATATTGATTTCGACCTTTTCCCTATAGTTACCTTTAACGATGGCAATCTTCAAGGACTCAGCTATTTTGTTGCTGATCAGTTTATCATCGGTAGTGATGTTAATACTCCAGAGAGAGGAGGAAACATCTTCTACACAATTAGCGAATCAGTAAATACAACGCAAGTAGGTACAGTCAGCTATGCGAAAGTACCAGAACCATTTGCTGTTGGTGGAACTGCGATCGCTGCTACTCTGGGTCTGTGGATAAATCGTAAGAAGAAAGCCGCAGTAGCAGGCTAG